A region of the Silene latifolia isolate original U9 population chromosome 9, ASM4854445v1, whole genome shotgun sequence genome:
ttcgcacctcccgcaaaccacctggtgatgattgggccgcatgtttgatacgcggaacgatttgtgacagttcgtaagattatcgtcaagtgattgctcaaatagtaatgtcgacctcttagttgtcatctacatcccaatacggtcattttggcagtaattagagtacattcggagtccgggcctaaaaccgtctccattttctgataactgttaaatcccgagtcggaatgttctggaatgttccggatatttctattccatatttcataaattttatcttttggcaaataatatcccgtaatattcatataagatattaaggaaatctaattatttccgtcctaccataactcaaacgcggaaatctttcttcagcaggaggaaacctcctgggaatagacgcaaagcagtcttgccgcgcctcttccaagagacgcagtggctcgccgcgcctcttcccagtgccctttctcgcatgtttctcgtatctttttcatatctttccgagattcacttccaaagagtctccgaaaccctaattccttcacgtgattagtataaataggagctttcgttcctcatatttctcacgcgagtgtccgcccttctcttctccctttgcattctagactttgttcttactttttggcgtctacgtgcttgaactttcgaccacgtaagctcggatctttccgggtaccagcctctccgttgcatgaccgaccaatttgaccaactacaccaataatcaacttaattaattaatcgttttcctcttacgagggcactttctttgcattcgcgtcgagcatcactaatcgatatcttagtccttctcgtttcgtcaacatgtaagtctgagggtgtaatccttcttttattcattgtattataattattgtatcacaattgtaagatttacgtcgagaataccattaaaaccgatttctaaaatcatgctttaaaactcttttttacggatttccagtagataaccgtcgagaaaggacgcaaagaatcgctgcgcctcttgaaggagcgcgattctcgctgcgcctcttcgagagGCCgccgattctcgcttcctttcttcttcgtttgtcctctgtaattcgtcctTTTGTAttgtttcgttttgtttgttaattcttcgccATAATAGCATAgtaatctcacatgtatatttatcatcatcattaacatgtttaattcatcacaaatccgacttaaatccctaatagtccaatatttgcgggttttcgtcattaaattcaattccgggttatggagattcaatttgttcatattgagtttctggaattcgtctttgatataattttcatctgtttattcacatgttcaccgtatattcatcattagttcatcgtatttaacctaattaatcaatttaatttgtttgactcattaatatttttcacttctgtcattattccatcatgtgttaattcgtttgcatccgtcttgctcatgttttactgttttcatgacccatccacatgtaaataacctgttaatcactttcatccgagtaaatatcattaaatcgatcattaaatcaccaattaacattaacggcttgcaattacggcttcacagccagaactgagccaaggaacagacgcagcgtctgctgcgcctattccaaaggacgcagctctgctgcgcctgttcctggctgaggtctgtccctgaactccgtttctgccttgacatagtttaattagtctacaattaactaactattaatcgtattatcacgctaatccctgttcgttaatttattgattctttctttcttttttattctttttctcaaattatccgttttaaaggtattttcgacataaatcgcctattccgttgtaattattgtaatttataattattgtatttcttttatttcttgtatgttttcacatgtaaatgagcattaaaatcctacttcgacccaattgtatgctaattacgtgtttaccgacttagtattaattctcacatgctaggattaaaacttggatgttgcattgcatgcattatagccgacgatatatcaagtatgaataacttccctaatcattagtagaggccgctatcgaggcgggcgggattaggtgttcgatcaaaagagcttcctaatacgtaccctcaccccttactccagatctccgtgaacacccgtgttcattggcatccacgagagtcattctagacatagaatgctaagggtaacgattgcttagtgttcatgtcactactttgtgtcttgacatgacacgaggtattcgaacggttccaatttcccataaaaattggtggcgactccatacaaaaatgcaaacgcttgtttctcttttcctacccaagcgcccccgtgggcggcccgctgtccacaccttGTTAATGTACTTAAATAGGTACTCTATGGATCTAGATTGATTACACCATTCGACATTAATATGAGCCCGATATTTCAACAACAACTGAGAGTTATATGGAATGACAAAATCATTTCCCAGGGGCACAACATCTTTAATCACCGTAACTCCTTTCTTGCTTCTCTTGTATATAGGGTACCCATCACCGTCAACCGTTGTTCTCTCGGTGCACGGCTTTGGGTAATATTTTGAGCACTTGTCTCCGACCATACACGGTGATGAGGGCTTTGCTTTACCACATGGTTCATGAAGCATATACTCGCAAACAACACTATGTAAGACGGGATCTATAGTTGGATCAGGAATCTCCGCGGAAATGATTTTGTCGACATCTGCGGCTGTAGGGAATTTGTCCCCCCGATGTAGGAACAATACTATATGGGCATGAGGGAGTCCACGTTTTTGAAATTCAATAGTATAGACGACTGCAAAAAAACGTACATAAATGTCATTAGATTTTTGTACAGTAATGTTATGTCATAAACGATATATTAAGTTAAAAGATTAGCAATTTGTAGTACCTCCTCGCGCTCTTCCAAAAATATGTCGATCCTTTAAGTCCCTAATCAACTCATCGAGCTTCATTTTAAAGACGCGACAGACAATATCTGGACGGTCCTCGGGTCGTAAGCCTCTTTTAGAAACAAATCGTACTATTTTCGGCCACTTTGGATTACAGGTGAAAGTGATGAATAAATTTGGATAATCAAACCACTTGCAAATAGTCATGGTATCAAGGACATTTGCTTTTTTCCACTTGTCACCTTCGGGGAAAGAAGAAGGCACGATAAACCGAATACCCGCCGAAGATGGCTCAACATCTCCTCTTCCAACAGCATTTGAGAGGTTCTTATAACTATCAACTCGAAGTCGATCTTGGTTAAAACGAATGAAATTGAGCCTATGCGATTCGACCAGCATATAACAATCAACTAAAAATTGGTAGAATGCCTTACCAGATAATAAGATTGTTGGAAATTCAACATCTGGTGGTCTCTCTATAAGATGATAAGCAAACCACTCCCTACACGTTGTTTCTTCACGTGGTTGGTCACTCGTGCTAACACCAATAGAAGAAGAACTATGTAGGATACCTGGCCTATACCCATCTTCTCCGGATGGAATTAACAAATGATATTGTAAGGGGGTGTATAAAGGGTGCAACTCAGATATCCGCTGTAAACCACCGCACGACCTTCTGACAATAATATCTCGCTTCTCCATATGTGGACCAATATCTCCCTCAATTAAAGCCGCTACCTGTGAAACTGTTGGAAGATTGTAAGTTCTTCCATCACTTGATCTTCTTGAAATAAGTTTGATACTCACTTCACTGTCTGTATTTAGAGTCAGTCTATCCCTAACCTTCCTAAATATCTTTGCAATTGTATTGTGAGAGTCAATTATATTTTCCAACAATCGTATTAACTCGTCATTGAACCTTGATGGATCCCCTGGActacaattaaaaataaaattattgcctacgaaaaaaaatattatacaaaaaaaaaattattacggAAAGAAAATATATTTACCTAATGGCATTTTTTCGATTGTGAACTTCCTCTTCCGTGTCATATATGTAAAGTTGACAGAACTTTGGCCTTGCATCTCCGGTCGGTACCAATGGCCCTATCCGATGACAATTTTGACCTCCCATCCTAAAGGTGTACGGTCCTCTACCTTGATTGATGGAATGATCGATTTTACCGCCTATAGAAGTGAATGAGAAAATCGAGTTATAAGTTCTAATGTTTTCTCTATAATGCTTGCTAAATCGATGCTGACCGGTCAACGACTTTATAAGTTCAGGCGGCTGCTGTAGAAATGGGAGTTCAACTTTTCCATCAGAAAAACAAAGTGAGAACTTATTAGGACGTCTTGTACcacgtcttttatcttttctctcCTCAAACCACATCAAGGCGTGACATTTCTCGCACTCATATTCTCCATCACCACAGTCCCAATATCCTTCCCATGCTAAacagttttcaaaacaaaattcttAAATTGAGACATAAAAATTAGACTACAATAACCAAAGCATGTTGCAaatcaaattaaaaataaaaagtcATGAATGAACTAACCATCATTATTTAACGGCACTGAAGTATTTTGCTGAGTTCTCGAAGATTCTCCATGTGAATATGATGCATTAAAAACACAACTACCGAGTGATTGTTCAATTCGGTTTACAGACGGATTCACTTCACTGAAAGCTTCACCATATTCAGCACATATATCTCTCACTAAGCGCTCAACAACATCGGTCGGACTACATATAAGTCTACACAAcgtttttaataaaaattaagACTTTCACAAACGTTAATACATGTTAAATGTAAAAAAGTAAATATAGATATATACCTGTCACGTTGAAGGTTGCTGGTGTAAAATTGACTGTATTTTGAGAAACGTCACTATGAACATTACCAGCATGTTTCATAGAGAATCGCGACTGTCTTTTTTCTCTTGTCGTTCTCGCCCGTAACTGATTAGGCGTTAGAAACATAGAATAAGAGTGTTGGCATATGATGGAGTAGGATCATTAGAAACATTACTTGGAGAGGTTGTTATCGTTAACTGTTCACTTACGATTGTTCTTCTGCTTCGATGACATGGGGTATGAGAAACTGAAATGTTCACAGTTGGTACTGCCGTATTATAAATTTTTGAAAACaacaaatgaaaaaggataaaaattaaaattgaaaaacTTGAATATATGTATTAAAAATAAAGAAGTACCGTTCGTAATGTCAGATAGCGGTACTCGAGGATTTGACATTGATTGTTGCGAATTGTCCGTAGTCACCAAGTTTCTTTGTGGTATCTGAACACCTATATTCGTGAAGCATAATGGGAAAGACGAATTATGTCAGACGTTATGTTTTTATTCACCTTTTTATATCGTAAAATACATTGCCCGTATGTGAACAAATACCGAACAAATATTAACGCCACACAATATAAAACTTGAGCTGAGAACAATAGGAATTGGGCTGCACCGTCCACATTGCCCGTCAAGCCCAATTTCAAGAAAACTCTAATTATTACCCACACTATATATACCCATCCCTACCCAAAGAAACCCTAAAATTTCCGTCTCTCATTTCATTACACCGCCTCCGTTTTTTTCTCCCTCTCTCTGTTACTTGCTCTGACTAAAAATCTACTTCTCTCACTACAAATCACACACTCCCATCTCCTCCCTCGTGCTCCCTATTGCATATTCGCACCCATGGCGTCGCCTACATCTATTTACCGCATGCAGATTGACaatcatgaagaagatgaaggttTCCAATTCTTGTTGTTAGATGCGTCTATTGAACATGATCTGTTGAAGGTAATTTCATTATTCATCTCTTCTTTTATGTTTTTTACGCCGACAAAATTCATATTTTCACATTATTTTCGATTTATTCTTAAATGATTGTTTAGATGCTTGCATGTAACAATTGATGACAGTATTTGACTGAAACATGTTCATTACAAAATTGACATGCAAATTAATATTTAAGATGAATTTCGTTGTTTGCGTTTTTTGACACTTTTATTAGACCTATGAGTATATTGAGTTACAAAtgctattaacaaaaaaaaatcctATTTTGTTAATTTCTATAGCGATTTGGTTCATAACGTATTCAATCTGTTTTAAAAGAgacgttaattttttttttaattgagtTGTTATGTTAGTCTTGATTTTTTATCACTGTTATTGAAAATATTGCCTAAAAATCTGAAAATCTGACTATAGGATCCGtggttgttttattgtttttcgAGTACTCATACATCTATGATTGTCAACCAAAACAATGTACATGCATGTATATTTCAGATATGTTAAAAAACCAGTCATTCAAGTATGCTATGTTTTTGGTGATGTTACAAATAAAAACCCTAGATTCATTAATTAAAATTCCATACTGTCGCATTTTATAGTCGTCTTTTAGTGTTTATAATTAATACCAGAAAGTTGTACAGTTGGGTGCATTCATGCATGTCCTGTTTTCAATGAATTCATGTGATTATTTTGTCCATTTTATTGAATACTTTAATGATTCAATTTGTTGTAATTTTCAAAATTACGTTGACCATTTTTGTGAAagtataatttaattaaatggacaaaataattattatttcaCCTAACCTAACACAATATGTTTTACCTGGCCCAACCCAATCCATTATGACCTAACCCATTATAATTTGTGTTTAGAGCTGGACAACCCAATTTGGGTAGAACCTTACCTACACTTGGGTTGACCCGACCCAACCCAACATGAGTTGACCCGACCCAACCCAACATGGGATGACCCGACCCAACCCAACAAGGGTTTTCACCCGACCCAAACCCAACATGGGTTTTCACCCGACCCAAACCCAACTTTGGTTGACCCAACCCAACCAACTTACGTTGACCCAACCCAACCTAACACGTTGACCTAACCCAATCTAACCCAACCCAACCTGACTCGTTGACCTAAACCAatccaacccaacccaacctgaCTCGTTGACCTAACCCAATCCAAACCAACCTGACTCATTGACCAAACCTAACACAAACCAACCTAAGTAGTTGACCAAACCTAACACAACCCCTGGGTTTGACCTACCTCAATCCAACCCAATGGATTTAACCTAACTCAATCTGACCCAACCAACCCATCCTAACCTGGTACACCCTAACCTAAATCAAGCTGATCTGACACAACACAACCTCGACCACTTTAGATGCTTTCACACTTGTACTTCAGTTAAGGCAGCCAAATTTTATCAATTCATTGTTTATATTTGTGAAGTTCATTTACTTGTAATTGCTGGTTTTAATCTAATGTTAAGAAACTATACTAACAATTGTTACACACTTTATTGCAGATACTATATAGACATCTTCATTTGTGAAAAGTTAAGTATGTTTGTTAATTTTGTTTTTGTACTATGCATTTCACTTGTATATTATCCTTTCTACAAAATATTGAACTCACCTTCCTAAATTTTGCTTGTTTCAGAAACAACATGAAGCTTCCAAATTCTATGTTAAGTTAAGTTCAaccattttatatttttgaaactTCTCTTTTTAAGAAATTATCATGAAGATTATATTAATGTAACTGTTTTATTAACTTGCAGGATATATACATTGGTTAGATGGGGTGATGCAGATTGTTCATAAAAGATAAATGAAAAGTTAAGTTACCATCAACACTTTGTAACTATATtattaattaaaacataaaaattaGGAATCATACATACTGTTCTCTGTGTTTGTCGCCTGATGTCTTCCTCTTTTTTTCCTGCTTCTACTTGTATTCCCGATTTCCATGTTAAACACAACAATGTTTGAATGCTTCCCAAGTTGATTTTACAAAAGTAGTGCAACTGATGACAGATTTTTATTGCTTATCTATGCATATTTGTTTGATTGATTGTTATTGTATAAAACAAATTTCTGGGAATTGTTTGACTAACATTATTTCTACTTTTACCAATAACTACTTAAGTTTAGCCCACAATGCCCCACTTATTTATAAACTGCTGTTAGTTAGTTATGTCAGTGTAACATAACTGTTCCAACAGTCATTTACACGAACCTAACTGAACATTTTTTTTACAGAATTTCTTGTTCTTTCGTTCCCCGTCTAATTAATGTACTCGTTTTTTTCAAACAGTTGTTGTAAAATTGTACAATTTTCTCTATCTGATTTTTTAATGCGATGATTTTTAATGTATGTCATTTAGGATTATACAAACTGACCCGTTTTTTTCCAGAATATTATGTGTACTCGTGCTTTGTCTAATTAATGTATCATAGTACtgtatttttaaataaacttgGGTCATAACTTTAATTATTATAATGACTAAAAACATGTATCATAAACTGgaaatgaaatgtaaagaaatatattaGATAATGTGGAGAAAATTACATTAAAGCTACGTGAATTTTAAATAAAATAGTACATACTacataaataagatttatttaaaGATGTTGCTAGCTTATCCAGTATGATTCATCTTTCCCTTCTTGCTTGCTGGTTTTATATTGCATCCAATCGTTGCTGTCCATAATGCTCCATCTTTGAAGAGTAGTTGCATCCGTTTGTCCTTCAGCTTCTTTGATTTTCTGCATTATAAATTTGCTACACATCTACCTTATCTATGACTGCCTATATTGTTCTATTATAACATGAAATTAAATTGGTCCAAAACAGTACGACAAACCAAACAAAGTCCTAAAACAAAAACATCAAGGTCCTTAAAAACATTGTCcataaattgcttaaaatttgaAATGGTTTTTAGAAAGCCAACGGCTGCTTGCCCATCTTAATTTCCTTCAATTTTGTTGCAGATGATTTGTCAGATGCCTCAGTCACCAGCTCGACTCCTTTATGTGGTGTGATCTCTTCAGAATTCTGCACAGGTTCGGACTCAACTATTTCTCTCATTTGCTCCTAAAAAAATTGGTTACTGAAAAAAACATTTGTATTAGAATTGTAATTGACATCAGAAATTTCAATTTAGTTCAATTCACCATCATTGAGTCTGTATTTGTTGTGTCCCTTGTTGAAGTTGAAATTGTTTGTTCCTAAAGCAGAGAACGATATGTATTTATTAGTTAATGAAAACTACAAATGTTAAGTCATTATAAATCAGTCACTAATTGATGTCATACCTTTCTTGCATTATTCATAGCATCCCACTTAACAATTGTTCTTGGATCATTACATAAACTGATCACCCCATATGAGTTTGATTTTTGCTCAATGTTAAACAATTGGTTAATCCTTATTTTTGCCACAAATGTCCTTTCAAGTAAAGACCTGAAATCTGGGGGAGGGACGACAGTGTAGATCTGAAATTATATGTAAACATTAATCAATAACATTATAACTTGCTTTTATATTTCTGTAATTTGTATGTAAATGA
Encoded here:
- the LOC141602121 gene encoding uncharacterized protein LOC141602121 translates to MAELLGKTAQAILDEDEIYTVVPPPDFRSLLERTFVAKIRINQLFNIEQKSNSYGVISLCNDPRTIVKWDAMNNARKEQTISTSTRDTTNTDSMMEQMREIVESEPVQNSEEITPHKGVELVTEASDKSSATKLKEIKMGKQPQFYTSNLQRDRLICSPTDVVERLVRDICAEYGEAFSEVNPSVNRIEQSLGSCVFNASYSHGESSRTQQNTSVPLNNDAWEGYWDCGDGEYECEKCHALMWFEERKDKRRGTRRPNKFSLCFSDGKVELPFLQQPPELIKSLTGQHRFSKHYRENIRTYNSIFSFTSIGGKIDHSINQGRGPYTFRMGGQNCHRIGPLVPTGDARPKFCQLYIYDTEEEVHNRKNAISPGDPSRFNDELIRLLENIIDSHNTIAKIFRKVRDRLTLNTDSEVSIKLISRRSSDGRTYNLPTVSQVAALIEGDIGPHMEKRDIIVRRSCGGLQRISELHPLYTPLQYHLLIPSGEDGYRPGILHSSSSIGVSTSDQPREETTCREWFAYHLIERPPDVEFPTILLSGKAFYQFLVDCYMLVESHRLNFIRFNQDRLRVDSYKNLSNAVGRGDVEPSSAGIRFIVPSSFPEGDKWKKANVLDTMTICKWFDYPNLFITFTCNPKWPKIVRFVSKRGLRPEDRPDIVCRVFKMKLDELIRDLKDRHIFGRARGVVYTIEFQKRGLPHAHIVLFLHRGDKFPTAADVDKIISAEIPDPTIDPVLHSVVCEYMLHEPCDKQPIVFHNDDWVDEVVENTSLGVSQFLNWIGYNNSTVEEMQVSKELLYCEFPTKFVWKKKVRQWSLRKKGFTIGRLDHVPPQCGELYFMRVLLNHVKGPKCFEDIRSVNDFVHPTFREACYALGLIGDDREYIVAINEAVDWGSGFYLTNLFATLLFCGTLSIPIRVWDETWQLLSDDILHRQHTVLNNQDNIATFLTTDLLLTDEELQNYALIDIEKGYLMGILQTIGVLLKILQTLI